AGGATGATTGGTATAACAACGCTTACCATGAAATTTAAAGGTCGCCTGGTCATAGTGATCCTAAATGAAACAATGTCGCTGACATAAGTACGTACCGAGACGGATGTTGATGTAACGTCCCAGGCACTGTTCGTGGTGAAGAAATCCAAACCTATTTGTGGTTGTGATACATTGAGTGAAACATGCCAACTTGAATAATCATATGCGGTGACATCAATTGTGCATGTTTGTTGATCAAATGGATAGTCGGAAACATCGGGTGTACAAGTTGCTTCAATGATACGTCCGGGTGACCATGTGATACTGCCATTGTTTTTCACCTCGACTTTGAAGTGTTTGTTGCTGATTGGTTCAAACTGCGTCGCTGGATTAACGAGATACATCTTTGGAAGCCAAatttttttctgtgaaaatGTAACGGATGTGGTATTGTTATAACTACCCGATTCCCAAACCAGACTTTCGTCTGTCCAAGACAGGAACAGAATAGCAACAACTGAAATAATTCCGGTAACTTCATTGAAGTCGTTGATGGATACCAGAGCCATCGAAACATTAACAGTTACTGGTCTGGTCTGGTCCTTCACAGGACGAATCTCATTGGAGTAATTCACCATTAGGTCTGCCATCAGAGTTTTCACGTCGTCCATAGTATTAGCACTTGTGAATGACACACAAACAGATATGATTATCAAGTAAGTTAGCCAGGTCATTACTCTGAATCTGTACAACTATCCAATCGTATGTTAACCATCCAACTTACTTTTGTGTTTGTTGCTGACTTGCTGTGTGATAAAAAAACTTCCTCGCTCTGGACCAAAAGCACTGATGTAAATCAGGTGATTTGATGTGCCAGCCCATTGATTACGTTAACACCTCCTGGGTCAATAGTGCGGTTTTCATTGGACGGTAAATGTTCAGTGTTTAATTTTCTATCCGTGATCAGCCATCACGAATAGTTTGCGTTTAGGTCTTGTTTGATTTAGACTGATTTTGATTGCTATGGTACATTAAACAATTATTGGACGACCGATGTCAATGGGTATGGgtgttttatattaattgttttattatctatttgtttacatttaatttccTCGAGATATAAATCGGTATCGCCTTTATTGTATAAAGTTATATTTGCCATTTGTAACGGAAATGATTTAGGCACATTAGAAATCACTTTTTAGACAATAGGAGTAAATTGTGTCTTACTCAATGTTTTATCAACTATTTAGTTAGTACGAAGATACGttcccggcctactataccttttggccgggtacgaattggtccctatgtgtcgtaatggagcactgcctccgaaaatcactcgggcacagttttctatacttttttgtaggtttccgattattttatgcgtatacatgcatttacatattatttttgtccaaaaacaaacacaaccaccattctttatatctaccgtaccgcttacacgacgtcaaattcacaatttgtggacttgccgtataaattcccttcagagagaccttcatatgtattatgtaaaaaaataatgc
This portion of the Argopecten irradians isolate NY chromosome 6, Ai_NY, whole genome shotgun sequence genome encodes:
- the LOC138326122 gene encoding acetylcholine receptor subunit alpha-like, which translates into the protein MDDVKTLMADLMVNYSNEIRPVKDQTRPVTVNVSMALVSINDFNEVTGIISVVAILFLSWTDESLVWESGSYNNTTSVTFSQKKIWLPKMYLVNPATQFEPISNKHFKVEVKNNGSITWSPGRIIEATCTPDVSDYPFDQQTCTIDVTAYDYSSWHVSLNVSQPQIGLDFFTTNSAWDVTSTSVSVRTYVSDIVSFRITMTRRPLNFMVSVVIPIILLAIVNPFVFILPYNSGERVSYSITVLLAFTVYMTVVSDRMPASSDPVSQLSYYILSMLSLSVFIVVINIIQIRTYNKHDNDEPMNPWIRSLALFFHKFCRKGKVESNLKDEKVIKQTSEATDGMNTYNVMRIDSVDETDTIRTHPNEKNGVQKTGPVPPEHITWQTIARLADKFYFILFLVFTGISSLIYYLSVTI